From Magnolia sinica isolate HGM2019 chromosome 13, MsV1, whole genome shotgun sequence, one genomic window encodes:
- the LOC131224007 gene encoding VQ motif-containing protein 25-like, which produces MEEVMNPHTCKPISPSPALAIRKESHLASKFKPKIRIVHIFAPEIIKTDVANFRELVQRLTGKPARRRAGKKKKAPATSSDVSESDASESTWFNPAEGMGELGSGPQGLGFSERLKEEEEEMWGVENSSFFGGLGDLDSFIQGLSEFPLVPLSSSHLDVFGETHLS; this is translated from the coding sequence ATGGAGGAGGTGATGAATCCCCACACGTGCAAGCCCATCTCGCCGTCGCCGGCCCTCGCCATACGCAAGGAATCGCATCTGGCATCGAAATTCAAGCCAAAAATACGCATTGTCCACATATTCGCGCCGGAGATCATAAAAACCGACGTGGCGAATTTCAGGGAGCTGGTGCAAAGGCTCACAGGGAAGCCGGCCCGGAGGAGGGccggaaagaagaagaaggcgcCAGCCACATCAAGCGACGTATCGGAGAGCGACGCATCAGAGAGCACGTGGTTCAATCCAGCGGAGGGGATGGGCGAGTTGGGAAGCGGGCCGCAGGGATTGGGGTTTAGtgagagactgaaagaggaggaagaggagatgTGGGGAGTTGAGAATTCGAGTTTCTTTGGTGGGTTGGGAGATTTGGATAGTTTTATTCAGGGGCTGAGTGAATTTCCATTAGTTCCATTGAGTTCTTCTCATTTGGATGTGTTTGGGGAAACACACCTTTCTTAG
- the LOC131222380 gene encoding probable plastid-lipid-associated protein 13, chloroplastic isoform X2, with protein sequence MAALLDLTPAFGGFRTTRWPENSRIPGNGIRRRGPRKLSGRGCRAMVQQTVQGASANYAKEMERLSAKESLLLAFKDAGGLEALVSGKTTDMHRIDVNERITGLERLNPTPRPTTSPFLEGRWNFEWFGAGSPGLFAARSLFERFPSTVANLLGLDVLVKDGYAKATANLKFLNSIESKFILSTKLSVEGPLRMREEYVEGIFETPKISDEAVPEQLKGVFGQAVGTLEQLPAPIKDAVANGLKIPLSGTFQRLFMISYLDEEILIIRDTTGIPDVLTRLEGPPSPMPVEPIAEYES encoded by the exons ATGGCTGCCCTTCTCGATCTCACTCCCGCTTTTGGAGGATTCCGTACGACCAGATGGCCAGAAAATAGCCGGATCCCCGGGAATGGAATCCGTCGTCGGGGTCCCAGAAAATTGAGTGGCAGAGGTTGCAGGGCCATGGTGCAGCAGACAGTTCAGGGTGCCTCGGCCAATTACGCGAAAGAGATGGAGAGACTGTCAGCAAAGGAGTCGCTTCTTCTTGCT TTTAAGGATGCTGGGGGTCTTGAGGCTCTCGTTAGTGGAAAGACGACGGATATGCATCGGATCGATGTGAATGAGAGGATCACGGGTCTGGAGCGCCTGAATCCCACGCCCCGACCCACAAC GTCCCCCTTTCTGGAAGGTCGGTGGAATTTTGAGTGGTTTGGTGCTGGTAGCCCTGGATTATTTGCTGCAAGGAGTTTGTTTGA GAGATTTCCATCGACTGTAGCAAACTTATTAGGATTGGATGTGCTGGTCAAGGATGGATATGCAAAAGCTACAGCAAATCTGAAGTTTTTGAACTCG ATAGAAAGTAAGTTCATTCTGAGCACCAAACTCTCTGTAGAAGGACCACTTCGAATGAGGGAAGAATACGTCGAAGGGATTTTTGAAACACCAAAAATCAGTGATGAGGCAGTACCTGAACAACTAAAGGGGGTGTTTGGACAAGCAGTTGGTACATTAGAGCAACTTCCTGCTCCTATAAAGGATGCTGTGGCCAATGGACTGAAAATTCCACTTA GTGGGACTTTTCAGAGACTGTTTATGATTTCTTACCTTGATGAAGAAATACTG ATAATAAGGGATACCACTGGAATACCAGATGTTCTTACGAGGTTGGAAGGGCCTCCATCACCCATGCCCGTCGAACCCATTGCAGAGTATGAGAGCTAA
- the LOC131222380 gene encoding probable plastid-lipid-associated protein 13, chloroplastic isoform X1 gives MAALLDLTPAFGGFRTTRWPENSRIPGNGIRRRGPRKLSGRGCRAMVQQTVQGASANYAKEMERLSAKESLLLAFKDAGGLEALVSGKTTDMHRIDVNERITGLERLNPTPRPTTSPFLEGRWNFEWFGAGSPGLFAARSLFERFPSTVANLLGLDVLVKDGYAKATANLKFLNSIESKFILSTKLSVEGPLRMREEYVEGIFETPKISDEAVPEQLKGVFGQAVGTLEQLPAPIKDAVANGLKIPLSGTFQRLFMISYLDEEILMTWKRRQVQKLETNAPLKSLVDIELEPYVKQQTITTMNMLGGWVSAWLNHSQLGQRKLMRYIVHCQNVCVMEIWRKTNM, from the exons ATGGCTGCCCTTCTCGATCTCACTCCCGCTTTTGGAGGATTCCGTACGACCAGATGGCCAGAAAATAGCCGGATCCCCGGGAATGGAATCCGTCGTCGGGGTCCCAGAAAATTGAGTGGCAGAGGTTGCAGGGCCATGGTGCAGCAGACAGTTCAGGGTGCCTCGGCCAATTACGCGAAAGAGATGGAGAGACTGTCAGCAAAGGAGTCGCTTCTTCTTGCT TTTAAGGATGCTGGGGGTCTTGAGGCTCTCGTTAGTGGAAAGACGACGGATATGCATCGGATCGATGTGAATGAGAGGATCACGGGTCTGGAGCGCCTGAATCCCACGCCCCGACCCACAAC GTCCCCCTTTCTGGAAGGTCGGTGGAATTTTGAGTGGTTTGGTGCTGGTAGCCCTGGATTATTTGCTGCAAGGAGTTTGTTTGA GAGATTTCCATCGACTGTAGCAAACTTATTAGGATTGGATGTGCTGGTCAAGGATGGATATGCAAAAGCTACAGCAAATCTGAAGTTTTTGAACTCG ATAGAAAGTAAGTTCATTCTGAGCACCAAACTCTCTGTAGAAGGACCACTTCGAATGAGGGAAGAATACGTCGAAGGGATTTTTGAAACACCAAAAATCAGTGATGAGGCAGTACCTGAACAACTAAAGGGGGTGTTTGGACAAGCAGTTGGTACATTAGAGCAACTTCCTGCTCCTATAAAGGATGCTGTGGCCAATGGACTGAAAATTCCACTTA GTGGGACTTTTCAGAGACTGTTTATGATTTCTTACCTTGATGAAGAAATACTG ATGACATGGAAGAGACGTCAAGTTCAGAAGTTGGAGACGAATGCCCCACTAAAAAGCCTTGTGGATATAGAGTTGGAGCCTTATGTCAAGCAGCAAACTATCACTACAATGAATATGCTAGGAGGTTGGGTTTCAGCATGGTTGAACCATTCACAGTTAGGTCAAAGAAAGTTAATGAGGTATATTGTGCATTGTCAGAATGTTTGTGTTATGGAGATATGGAGGAAAACGAATATGTAG